A window of Desulforegula conservatrix Mb1Pa contains these coding sequences:
- a CDS encoding LysM peptidoglycan-binding domain-containing protein, giving the protein MTKKEAFLLAAMIFSCVAPVSQAGASILYKKYLVANYGGVEILCEPYTVRKDDSVIKLLREKGEISANDFPEFFRIFQSINPRISDINLIRQNDEIYIPLKKLTPNSLPGQSTGVVSIPLVSLTSFGEMLEAHTEEHTIKEGDNVSGIIDKYFQPSSPEEEKRGLDLFKKLNPEITSLDQISAGEKIVVPKASIKTQPWFKSMYETKGSPHPEKKTVQKIEEQPLLKKSPSPLQSAEPPPMEKFASLVGGKIYKTGQYFIPKPDGGVHKIDLSKDPMIDVEGGGKVLFCENYESITDSDKAAIKKAMPDTSIIDADKTGTVEGIIDSMASASVLRKPGAPVILNSDNALIEIMPEWLFVPGRTSSEKKVFLTPLADDSKKSHAFFIDYLKHVKGVLLKEMGGGKKDTKEPQKDYFVDETETVTFSVQSQLYANLSIALGYSYSENAQHSIAMEDGQNTDITADTIYSPDGQIFVLADSELSQDNVKALKESGIRVLEFPEQNSEETDFSESTISHFLEMLGCKTQINPTLKILTTRSGDPYVTIKPAGVHARTPRNTEYIITKGKFASPVTAALQQTGIKTVILSFNSFY; this is encoded by the coding sequence ATGACAAAAAAAGAAGCTTTTCTTTTAGCAGCAATGATATTTTCATGTGTCGCTCCGGTTTCACAGGCCGGGGCGTCCATTCTCTATAAAAAATATCTTGTTGCAAATTACGGCGGGGTTGAAATCCTTTGCGAGCCTTATACTGTAAGAAAGGACGACAGCGTAATAAAACTTCTTCGTGAAAAAGGGGAGATCTCGGCAAATGATTTCCCCGAGTTTTTCCGCATTTTTCAGAGTATAAACCCAAGGATATCAGACATAAACCTGATCCGCCAGAATGATGAAATATACATACCACTTAAGAAACTTACTCCAAATTCTTTGCCAGGACAATCAACCGGCGTTGTCAGCATACCCCTTGTGTCTCTGACCAGTTTCGGCGAAATGCTCGAAGCTCACACAGAAGAACATACAATAAAGGAAGGAGATAACGTATCAGGTATTATTGATAAATATTTCCAGCCATCAAGTCCTGAAGAGGAAAAACGAGGATTAGATCTTTTCAAAAAACTCAACCCTGAAATTACAAGCCTCGATCAGATCAGTGCTGGCGAGAAAATTGTCGTTCCCAAAGCCAGCATTAAAACTCAGCCCTGGTTCAAATCCATGTATGAGACCAAGGGCAGTCCCCATCCTGAAAAAAAAACCGTACAAAAAATTGAAGAACAGCCGCTGCTCAAAAAAAGTCCGAGCCCGTTGCAATCAGCGGAGCCTCCTCCAATGGAAAAATTTGCATCCCTCGTCGGAGGAAAAATATACAAGACAGGCCAGTATTTTATTCCAAAGCCTGATGGCGGTGTGCACAAAATAGACCTGAGCAAAGACCCGATGATTGATGTTGAAGGCGGTGGGAAGGTCCTGTTTTGCGAGAACTATGAATCAATCACAGATTCAGACAAAGCAGCAATAAAAAAAGCCATGCCAGACACATCCATAATTGATGCCGACAAAACAGGCACAGTCGAAGGCATAATTGATTCCATGGCCTCCGCATCCGTGCTCAGAAAGCCGGGCGCTCCGGTAATTCTGAATTCAGACAATGCCCTGATAGAAATAATGCCGGAATGGCTTTTTGTTCCAGGAAGAACAAGTTCTGAAAAAAAAGTGTTTCTGACTCCACTTGCAGATGACAGCAAAAAATCCCATGCTTTTTTCATCGACTATCTGAAACATGTAAAAGGTGTTCTGCTTAAGGAAATGGGTGGCGGAAAGAAAGATACCAAAGAACCACAAAAAGACTATTTTGTTGATGAAACCGAAACTGTCACCTTCAGCGTCCAGAGCCAGCTTTATGCAAATCTCTCCATAGCTCTTGGGTACAGTTATTCAGAAAACGCCCAGCATTCAATAGCCATGGAAGATGGCCAAAATACTGATATTACGGCTGATACAATTTACTCCCCGGATGGGCAGATATTTGTTCTGGCTGACAGCGAACTGTCCCAAGACAATGTAAAAGCACTTAAAGAATCAGGCATAAGGGTACTGGAATTCCCGGAACAGAATTCAGAGGAAACAGACTTTTCGGAAAGTACCATATCGCATTTCCTGGAGATGCTTGGCTGCAAAACCCAGATTAATCCGACCCTGAAGATTCTGACCACGAGGTCAGGAGATCCTTATGTGACGATAAAGC